The Corynebacterium jeddahense genome has a window encoding:
- a CDS encoding ExeM/NucH family extracellular endonuclease translates to MRASNRRALSSAFIVALAAGTVTVAAPSASATPAGDNVVINEVYGGGGNSGSAYSNDFVELYNPTDHDIDVTGWVLDQQSTTGKSGSTTSLNGAVPAGGYYLIKGKAGANSTGDLPDAEAENARMDFGAKGAIAVLTSPAGEVDRVAWGGATDANSETKPAGATDNTTSVQRKEDGKDTDDNSADFEVAAPTPKERRKSGDPTPTDPTTDPQPADPKPQSEITPIAEIQGTGAESPLQGKTVTTEGVVTAVYDEGGKNGYFLQTGGTGTAKNPGDASDGIFVYLGKDPAPGDYPKRGESLQVTGKVSEFFSQTQITQASKTVLAQPFAAPKAVEIDTLPAGDEAREPYEGMLVRVKGPYTVTDNYQLNTTGDLGLAPGTQAHRNPTDVINPDVDNVAAMNAKQQAEVVYLDDGRTRNYFRTDKNTPLPYLVTSDGGVKSIRTGDQVDFQTDVVVDYSFDHWRFQPLQPITGKNTAGELPITWEDSRAASYDVPDQVKGDYSIGFFNVLNFFTSLGKDESGCKSYTDKNGTPVGTNNCTVRGAYSQEAFNDQKAKIVTAINKLDAKVLGLSEIENDASVTGDVSKRDDSLKKLVDALNAAAGTNKWDYVKSPTQLGTDEDVIRVAFIYQPAKVKPVGESRIFDDSAFTGVARQPLAQEFDTVDRDDDDNFVAVVNHFKSKRAIDSDPDGGDGQGGGANLRAAQAQALLDHLEKQDDWTGKPTFLIGDFNSYTMENSLSTIEGGGFTSVRSEKDFPQESYQYGGQLGTLDHVFANEAARGLVQDSAVWNINGDESAAFEYSRRNYNAQDFIDPLNISDSKLYGYGNPFRSSDHDPVKVGFSAKLDQTDAQKYDPQAGDEVTVDQGDALPDAKSAVKDADKLPAGTTFEWAAPENTDTIGDGQKGKVTVTYPDKSTDTVDVVVNVKPKARFIVKAAINDEGELVVTYDNGREENLGKVTGADGAQGPKGDKGADGNDGKDGAQGPKGDKGDKGDDGKDGAQGPKGDKGADGKDGAQGPKGDKGDKGADGKDGAQGPKGDKGDKGDAGKDGKDGAQGPKGDKGDAGKDGKDGAQGPKGDKGDKGDDGKDGKDGAQGPKGDKGDKGDKGDKGDAQGPKGDKGDKGDAGKDGKDGAQGPKGDKGDKGDAGKDGKDGAQGPKGDKGDKGDAGKDGKDGAQGPKGDKGDKGDAGKDGKDGAQGPKGDKGDKGDAGKDGAQGPKGDKGDKGDDGKDGKDGAQGPKGDKGDKGADGKDGKDGAQGPKGDKGDKGDDGKDGKDGAQGPKGDKGDKGADGKDGRGVKAFEVNDEGHLVVTYTDDTTADLGKVTGDAVNGTDGKDGQRGEKGQQGKPGTDGKDGKDGKDGRGIAEAAVNENGELVLTFTDGETQNLGRVAGADGRNGKDGEKGADGKNGQNGKDGKNGADGKDGANAPAADGSSVSDRCLPAVGLMALPLLALIPLGLATTMDIPELAPVKEQLDRAGASVREQLNISEETQQMAGGVAGTALAIAAIAALAAICNPNSGSSK, encoded by the coding sequence ATGCGCGCATCCAACCGCCGAGCGCTGAGCTCGGCGTTTATCGTTGCCCTCGCTGCCGGCACGGTCACTGTCGCAGCACCCTCCGCGTCCGCTACCCCGGCAGGCGACAACGTCGTCATCAACGAGGTCTACGGCGGCGGCGGTAACTCGGGCTCGGCCTACTCCAACGACTTCGTCGAGCTGTACAACCCGACCGACCACGACATCGACGTCACCGGGTGGGTTCTCGACCAGCAGTCCACTACGGGTAAATCGGGGTCGACGACGTCGTTGAATGGTGCCGTACCAGCTGGCGGGTACTACCTGATTAAGGGAAAAGCCGGTGCAAACAGCACAGGCGATCTGCCCGATGCGGAAGCCGAAAATGCGAGAATGGATTTCGGGGCGAAGGGAGCCATCGCTGTCCTGACTAGCCCAGCGGGCGAGGTTGACCGCGTCGCCTGGGGTGGCGCAACCGATGCGAATTCCGAGACTAAACCAGCAGGAGCGACGGACAACACAACCTCCGTTCAGCGTAAGGAAGACGGCAAGGACACCGACGACAACAGTGCGGATTTTGAGGTCGCTGCCCCGACCCCGAAGGAGCGTCGCAAGTCTGGCGACCCGACCCCCACCGATCCGACCACGGACCCGCAGCCGGCTGACCCGAAGCCGCAGTCCGAGATCACCCCGATCGCCGAGATCCAGGGCACCGGTGCCGAGTCGCCGCTGCAGGGTAAGACGGTGACCACCGAAGGCGTCGTCACGGCGGTGTACGACGAGGGTGGCAAGAACGGCTACTTCCTCCAGACCGGCGGCACCGGCACGGCGAAGAACCCGGGGGATGCCTCGGACGGCATCTTCGTCTATTTGGGCAAGGATCCTGCCCCTGGGGATTATCCGAAACGCGGCGAGTCCCTGCAGGTGACGGGCAAGGTGAGCGAGTTTTTCTCGCAGACGCAGATCACGCAGGCCTCGAAGACCGTGCTTGCGCAGCCCTTCGCGGCGCCGAAGGCCGTCGAGATCGACACCCTGCCCGCCGGGGACGAGGCACGCGAGCCGTACGAGGGCATGCTTGTCCGCGTCAAGGGCCCGTACACGGTCACCGACAACTACCAGCTCAACACCACCGGCGACCTCGGGCTGGCCCCCGGGACGCAAGCGCACCGCAACCCCACCGACGTGATCAATCCCGACGTCGACAACGTCGCCGCCATGAACGCGAAGCAGCAGGCCGAGGTTGTGTACCTCGACGACGGGCGCACGCGCAACTACTTCCGAACGGACAAGAACACTCCGCTGCCGTACCTCGTCACCTCCGACGGTGGCGTGAAGTCCATCCGCACCGGCGACCAAGTCGACTTCCAGACGGACGTCGTCGTGGACTACTCCTTCGACCACTGGCGCTTCCAGCCGCTCCAGCCGATCACTGGCAAGAACACCGCGGGTGAGCTGCCGATCACGTGGGAAGATTCGCGCGCTGCGTCGTACGACGTACCGGACCAGGTGAAGGGCGATTACAGCATCGGCTTCTTCAACGTCCTCAACTTCTTCACCTCGCTGGGCAAGGACGAATCCGGCTGCAAATCCTACACGGACAAGAACGGCACCCCAGTCGGCACGAATAACTGCACGGTTCGCGGTGCGTATTCCCAAGAGGCGTTCAACGACCAAAAGGCAAAGATCGTCACCGCCATCAACAAGCTCGACGCCAAAGTGCTTGGCCTGTCCGAGATTGAAAACGACGCGTCCGTCACGGGCGACGTCTCCAAGCGCGACGATTCGCTGAAGAAGCTTGTCGACGCCCTGAATGCAGCTGCGGGCACTAATAAGTGGGACTACGTCAAGTCCCCGACGCAGCTCGGCACCGATGAGGACGTTATCCGCGTCGCGTTTATCTATCAGCCGGCGAAGGTGAAGCCGGTTGGCGAATCCCGTATTTTTGACGACTCCGCTTTTACGGGTGTCGCGCGCCAGCCGCTGGCCCAGGAATTCGACACCGTCGACCGAGACGACGATGACAACTTCGTCGCCGTGGTCAACCACTTCAAGTCCAAGCGCGCGATCGACAGCGACCCAGACGGAGGCGATGGTCAGGGCGGCGGAGCAAACCTTCGCGCCGCACAGGCCCAGGCACTGCTGGACCACTTGGAAAAGCAGGACGATTGGACCGGTAAGCCGACGTTCCTCATCGGCGACTTCAACAGCTACACCATGGAGAACTCGCTGAGCACGATCGAGGGCGGCGGCTTCACCTCGGTGCGCAGCGAGAAGGACTTCCCGCAGGAGTCCTACCAGTACGGGGGCCAGCTGGGCACCCTCGACCACGTTTTTGCAAACGAGGCAGCCAGGGGGTTGGTGCAAGATTCCGCCGTGTGGAACATCAACGGCGACGAGTCGGCCGCCTTCGAGTACTCCCGTCGCAACTACAATGCCCAGGACTTCATCGACCCGCTGAACATTTCGGATTCGAAGCTTTACGGCTACGGCAACCCGTTCCGTTCCTCCGACCACGACCCGGTGAAGGTCGGCTTCAGCGCGAAGCTCGATCAAACGGATGCGCAGAAGTACGATCCGCAGGCCGGCGACGAAGTCACAGTTGATCAGGGTGACGCACTGCCCGATGCCAAGTCTGCTGTCAAGGACGCGGACAAACTACCGGCAGGCACCACGTTTGAGTGGGCTGCTCCGGAGAACACCGATACGATTGGTGATGGCCAGAAGGGCAAGGTGACCGTCACATACCCGGACAAGAGCACCGACACCGTCGATGTCGTCGTGAATGTGAAGCCGAAGGCGCGCTTCATTGTGAAGGCAGCGATCAACGACGAGGGCGAGCTCGTTGTCACCTACGACAACGGACGCGAGGAAAACCTCGGCAAGGTCACTGGCGCGGACGGCGCCCAGGGCCCGAAGGGCGACAAGGGTGCCGACGGCAACGACGGCAAGGACGGCGCCCAAGGCCCGAAGGGCGACAAGGGCGACAAGGGCGACGACGGCAAGGACGGCGCCCAAGGCCCCAAGGGCGACAAGGGCGCCGACGGCAAGGACGGTGCCCAAGGCCCCAAGGGCGACAAGGGCGACAAGGGCGCCGACGGCAAGGACGGTGCCCAAGGCCCGAAGGGCGACAAGGGCGACAAGGGCGACGCCGGCAAGGACGGCAAGGACGGCGCCCAAGGCCCGAAGGGCGACAAGGGCGACGCCGGCAAGGACGGCAAGGACGGCGCCCAAGGCCCGAAGGGCGACAAGGGCGACAAGGGCGACGACGGCAAGGACGGCAAGGACGGTGCCCAAGGCCCGAAGGGCGACAAGGGCGACAAGGGCGACAAGGGCGACAAGGGCGACGCCCAAGGCCCGAAGGGCGACAAGGGCGACAAGGGCGACGCCGGCAAGGACGGCAAGGACGGCGCCCAAGGCCCGAAGGGCGACAAGGGCGACAAGGGCGACGCCGGCAAGGACGGCAAGGACGGTGCCCAAGGCCCGAAGGGCGACAAGGGCGACAAGGGCGACGCCGGCAAGGACGGCAAGGACGGTGCCCAAGGCCCGAAGGGCGACAAGGGCGACAAGGGCGACGCCGGCAAGGACGGCAAGGACGGTGCCCAAGGCCCGAAGGGCGACAAGGGCGACAAGGGCGACGCCGGCAAGGACGGCGCCCAAGGCCCGAAGGGCGACAAGGGCGACAAGGGCGACGACGGCAAGGACGGCAAGGACGGCGCCCAAGGCCCGAAGGGCGACAAGGGCGACAAGGGTGCCGACGGCAAGGACGGCAAGGACGGCGCCCAAGGCCCGAAGGGCGACAAGGGCGACAAGGGCGACGACGGCAAGGACGGCAAGGACGGCGCCCAAGGCCCGAAGGGCGACAAGGGCGACAAGGGTGCCGACGGCAAGGACGGCCGCGGTGTGAAGGCGTTCGAGGTCAACGACGAGGGTCACCTGGTCGTCACCTACACCGACGACACGACCGCTGACCTGGGTAAGGTCACCGGCGACGCAGTTAATGGCACCGACGGCAAGGACGGCCAGCGCGGTGAGAAGGGCCAGCAGGGCAAGCCTGGCACCGACGGCAAGGACGGCAAGGACGGCAAGGACGGTCGCGGCATCGCTGAAGCTGCTGTCAACGAGAACGGCGAGCTCGTCCTCACTTTCACCGACGGCGAGACCCAGAACCTCGGCCGCGTCGCAGGTGCGGACGGCCGCAATGGCAAGGACGGCGAGAAGGGTGCCGACGGCAAGAACGGCCAAAACGGCAAGGACGGAAAGAACGGTGCCGATGGCAAGGACGGCGCTAACGCCCCGGCCGCAGACGGCTCCAGCGTGAGCGACCGTTGTCTCCCGGCAGTCGGCCTCATGGCCCTGCCGCTGCTGGCGCTCATCCCGCTCGGCCTCGCCACCACGATGGACATCCCGGAGCTCGCCCCGGTGAAGGAGCAGCTCGACCGCGCCGGTGCCTCGGTGCGCGAGCAGCTGAACATCTCCGAGGAGACGCAGCAGATGGCTGGCGGCGTTGCAGGTACGGCGCTCGCCATTGCGGCGATCGCGGCCCTCGCGGCGATCTGCAACCCGAACAGCGGCTCCTCTAAGTAG
- a CDS encoding metal ABC transporter solute-binding protein, Zn/Mn family — translation MRNRFHFRPITLTAALALAGASVAACSSTSDGNDPSGAADIVATTNVWADVASAVTGKDVEAIITGDAVDPHHFEPSAKDLARIRDAGTVVANGGAYDASLYTVAEQDRIVHAIPLLDAEEAHDHEHDHEHDHGDHLPDSLDELEHAWFSPEKVREVADGVAEKAGGDAGGVDTRMRDAEAKLKSLPHVHVAMTEPIAGGLIWGTELHDITPEDYLKASLNHQEPSAAAVAAFLEQLENGEVDMLFVNPQSTNSATQRLADAAREHNVPVVEIRETPPAGQNFLDYFEQIVDQIADIAAHAEPSGHHDH, via the coding sequence ATGCGAAATCGTTTTCATTTCCGTCCCATTACCCTCACAGCCGCCCTTGCGCTGGCTGGTGCTTCGGTTGCCGCGTGCTCGTCGACAAGCGATGGCAACGACCCCTCCGGCGCCGCGGACATCGTCGCCACCACGAACGTCTGGGCCGACGTCGCCTCGGCGGTGACGGGCAAGGACGTGGAAGCGATCATCACCGGGGACGCGGTGGACCCGCACCACTTCGAGCCGTCCGCCAAGGACCTCGCCCGCATCCGCGACGCGGGCACCGTCGTGGCCAACGGCGGCGCCTACGACGCCTCCCTGTACACCGTCGCGGAGCAGGACCGCATCGTCCACGCCATTCCGCTTCTCGACGCTGAAGAGGCCCACGACCACGAGCACGACCACGAGCACGACCACGGCGACCACCTCCCCGACTCGCTCGACGAGCTGGAGCACGCCTGGTTCTCGCCGGAGAAGGTGCGCGAGGTCGCTGACGGCGTGGCGGAGAAGGCGGGTGGGGATGCCGGAGGCGTCGATACGCGAATGCGCGATGCGGAGGCCAAGCTGAAGAGCTTGCCGCACGTGCACGTCGCGATGACGGAACCGATCGCTGGCGGCCTGATCTGGGGCACCGAGCTGCACGACATCACGCCCGAGGACTACCTCAAGGCGAGCCTGAACCACCAGGAGCCATCCGCCGCGGCCGTCGCCGCCTTCCTCGAGCAGCTGGAAAACGGTGAGGTGGACATGCTCTTTGTCAACCCCCAGAGCACGAACAGCGCGACCCAGCGGCTCGCCGACGCCGCGCGGGAGCATAATGTTCCCGTTGTTGAAATCCGGGAGACGCCCCCGGCCGGCCAAAACTTCCTCGACTACTTCGAGCAGATCGTGGACCAGATCGCGGACATCGCCGCGCACGCCGAGCCGAGCGGCCACCACGACCACTAG
- a CDS encoding metal ABC transporter permease, whose protein sequence is MSAFWADTSYLLSQGFVQTTLLACALLGILSGVMAPLIVLRQMSFSVHATSELALMGASAALLFGLNVGFGAVAGAVVAALMLAALGLKGQQDSAVGVAMSFGMALSVLFIHLYPGNSNRALALLTGQVVGVSGQNVVLLGVTTALVVGVVLALWRPLLFSSADPVMAAACGVPVRAMALLFAMLVGIASAQSVQIVGALLVMSLLITPGAAAAQVTANPVRAVWLSVLFAEVAAVGGVVLSLAPGVPVSVFVAFLSFGIYLVSRVIGYLKSR, encoded by the coding sequence GTGAGCGCATTCTGGGCGGATACGTCCTACCTACTCAGTCAGGGGTTCGTGCAGACGACGCTCCTCGCGTGCGCGCTGCTGGGGATCCTCTCCGGCGTGATGGCGCCGCTGATCGTGCTCCGGCAGATGTCGTTCTCGGTGCACGCGACGAGCGAGCTGGCACTGATGGGCGCCTCCGCGGCGCTGTTGTTCGGGCTCAACGTCGGCTTCGGGGCGGTGGCGGGCGCAGTGGTCGCGGCGCTCATGCTGGCGGCCCTCGGGCTGAAGGGGCAGCAGGACTCCGCGGTGGGCGTGGCCATGAGCTTCGGCATGGCGCTGTCCGTGCTGTTCATCCACCTCTACCCGGGCAACTCGAACCGCGCGCTGGCGCTGCTCACCGGCCAGGTCGTGGGCGTGTCCGGGCAGAACGTCGTGCTGCTCGGGGTGACCACGGCGCTCGTGGTGGGCGTCGTCCTGGCGTTGTGGCGGCCGCTGCTGTTCTCGTCCGCGGACCCGGTCATGGCCGCCGCGTGCGGGGTTCCGGTGCGCGCGATGGCGCTACTGTTCGCCATGCTCGTGGGCATCGCCTCGGCGCAGTCGGTGCAGATCGTCGGCGCGCTGCTGGTGATGTCGCTGCTGATCACGCCCGGAGCGGCCGCCGCCCAGGTGACGGCGAACCCGGTGCGCGCGGTGTGGCTGTCGGTGCTTTTCGCCGAGGTGGCCGCGGTCGGCGGCGTGGTCCTCTCCCTCGCCCCTGGCGTGCCGGTGAGCGTGTTCGTCGCGTTTCTCTCGTTCGGGATCTACCTCGTCTCCCGGGTGATCGGCTACCTGAAGTCGCGGTAG
- a CDS encoding phosphoribosylaminoimidazolesuccinocarboxamide synthase, translating into MRPELSDYAHISGGKVREIYEVDDQTLLMVATDRISAFDFSLEPAIPDKGRILTATSMFFFDLLSDVPNHLAGPIDDERIPEDVLGRAMVVKKLDMVPFECVARGYLTGSGKKEYDATGRICGVKLPEGLKEASKLDEPIFTPATKAEQGEHDVNVTFEHVASKLGADLAGRLRDATLDIYTRAAEYAESKGIILADTKFEFGLDGDGQLVLADEVLTPDSSRYWPADGYEEGKDQPSFDKQYVRNWLTGPKSGWDRSDGSMPPELPGSVVEATRDRYIEAYERLSGRRFSEWPGQAA; encoded by the coding sequence ATGCGTCCAGAGCTTTCCGATTACGCACACATCTCCGGCGGCAAGGTCCGCGAAATCTACGAGGTGGATGACCAGACCCTGCTCATGGTGGCCACCGACCGCATTTCGGCGTTCGACTTCTCCCTCGAGCCAGCGATCCCGGACAAGGGCCGGATCCTCACCGCCACCTCGATGTTCTTCTTCGACCTGCTGTCGGACGTGCCGAACCACCTGGCCGGCCCCATCGACGACGAGCGCATCCCGGAGGACGTGCTCGGCCGCGCGATGGTGGTGAAGAAGCTGGACATGGTGCCGTTCGAGTGCGTCGCCCGCGGCTACCTCACCGGCTCCGGGAAGAAGGAGTACGACGCCACCGGCCGCATCTGCGGCGTGAAGCTGCCCGAGGGGCTGAAAGAAGCATCCAAGCTGGACGAGCCGATCTTCACCCCGGCGACGAAGGCGGAGCAGGGCGAGCACGATGTCAACGTGACGTTCGAGCACGTCGCCAGCAAGCTCGGCGCGGACCTCGCCGGCCGCCTGCGCGACGCGACGCTGGACATCTACACCCGCGCCGCCGAGTACGCGGAGTCGAAGGGCATCATCCTCGCGGACACGAAGTTCGAGTTCGGCCTCGACGGGGACGGCCAGCTCGTGCTCGCCGACGAGGTGCTCACCCCGGATTCCTCCCGCTACTGGCCGGCAGACGGCTACGAGGAGGGCAAGGACCAGCCCAGCTTTGACAAGCAGTACGTGCGCAACTGGCTCACCGGGCCGAAGTCCGGGTGGGACCGCTCGGACGGCAGCATGCCGCCGGAGCTGCCCGGATCCGTGGTGGAGGCGACCCGCGACCGCTACATCGAGGCGTACGAGCGTCTCAGCGGCCGCCGCTTCTCCGAGTGGCCGGGGCAGGCCGCGTGA
- a CDS encoding DUF2334 domain-containing protein — MPGRLLVSISSIFDATLKDVAGLVRDLDREEVPVSLLVAPHIDKKWHLAKDTTTRGWLTEQRAGRALLLNGFDQPVQGRRSEFANLGAHEARLRLKGATRQMSALGFDLDMFAPPRWRMSDGTLEVLPEFDFSVAASTRGIYSLDTGGFARARNLSVGEGYGAAKWWRRNVIKAAERGAAKGNTIRLSVSGRELGEKKVRRDFLAAAVAAVGAGAQPADYRDFR; from the coding sequence ATGCCCGGCCGCCTGCTTGTCTCCATTTCCTCCATCTTCGACGCGACGCTGAAGGACGTGGCGGGTTTGGTCCGCGACCTCGACCGCGAGGAGGTGCCGGTGTCGCTGCTGGTGGCGCCGCATATCGACAAGAAGTGGCACCTGGCCAAGGACACGACCACCCGCGGGTGGCTCACCGAGCAACGCGCCGGGCGCGCTTTGCTGCTCAACGGCTTCGACCAGCCCGTGCAGGGGCGCCGCTCCGAGTTCGCGAACCTCGGTGCCCACGAGGCGCGGCTGCGGCTCAAGGGCGCGACCCGTCAGATGTCGGCCCTCGGCTTCGACCTCGACATGTTCGCGCCGCCGCGCTGGCGCATGTCCGACGGCACGCTCGAGGTGCTGCCGGAATTTGACTTCTCCGTGGCGGCGTCCACACGCGGCATCTACAGCCTGGACACCGGCGGGTTCGCGCGAGCCCGCAACCTGTCGGTGGGCGAGGGCTACGGCGCCGCGAAGTGGTGGCGCCGCAACGTGATCAAGGCCGCCGAGCGCGGCGCCGCGAAGGGCAACACGATCCGCTTGTCCGTCTCCGGCCGCGAGCTGGGGGAGAAGAAGGTGCGCCGCGACTTCCTCGCCGCGGCCGTCGCCGCCGTGGGGGCGGGCGCGCAGCCTGCGGACTACCGCGACTTCAGGTAG
- a CDS encoding S9 family peptidase, whose product MREPQAAKHPITRTFHGREFVDDYEWLRDKDNPEVIEYLEAENAYTESRTAAWSGLVDDVYGEIKSRIKETDMSVPQRQGDWWYYGRTLEGKDYGISCRVPVAGDPWTPPEVGEEMPGEQVLLDVNTLAAGHEFFSLGASSVSTSGRLLAYSYDTAGDERFTLRIKDLETGELLEDRLEGVFYGATWAGEDYLFYVRVDDAWRPYQVWRHQVGTDAAEDVLVYEEADEKFGVGVGADRAERYLCIAASSSLTSEYRVLPMSDPAGEFKVMWPREEGVEYHPDLAVVAGREHWVVTHNAHGANFCVATVPVGAYPPLRELDVLVEHSDSVRIEGVDTYRDFMFMGYRRGGIPRLAVAMLGDAFGDFTELEFSEELYTVGLGGNPEWDAPVVRIGYSSFTQPSQVLDYTVASGEMTLLKEKEVEGGYNADDYEAFRVWARAEDGAEIPVSVVRRKGVDTPAPTLLYGYGSYESSTDPGFSVSRLSLLDRGMIWACAHVRGGGEMGRAWYDNGKMLHKANTFTDFIACADALVEQGYTTYDHMVAEGGSAGGLLMGAVANMAPEKFAGIQAIVPFVDPLTSILKPELPLTVGEWEEWGDPYHDPEVYDYMAAYAPYENVVAQDYPDILAVTSLNDTRVLFVEPAKWVAKLREVATGGEVLLKTEMSAGHGGVSGRYAKWKQTAFEYAWTLVKSGAVEA is encoded by the coding sequence GTGAGGGAACCACAGGCAGCGAAGCACCCCATCACCAGGACGTTCCACGGCCGCGAGTTCGTGGACGACTACGAGTGGCTGAGGGATAAGGACAACCCCGAGGTCATCGAGTACCTCGAGGCGGAAAACGCGTACACCGAGTCCCGGACCGCAGCCTGGTCCGGGCTCGTGGACGACGTCTACGGCGAGATCAAGTCCCGCATCAAGGAAACGGACATGTCCGTGCCGCAGCGCCAGGGTGACTGGTGGTACTACGGCCGCACCCTCGAGGGCAAGGACTACGGCATCTCGTGCCGCGTGCCGGTCGCGGGCGACCCGTGGACCCCGCCCGAAGTCGGCGAGGAGATGCCGGGTGAGCAGGTGCTTCTCGACGTCAACACGCTCGCCGCGGGCCACGAGTTCTTCTCCCTCGGCGCGTCCTCGGTGTCCACGTCGGGCCGGCTGCTCGCCTACTCCTACGACACCGCGGGCGACGAGCGCTTCACGCTGCGGATCAAGGACCTCGAGACCGGCGAGCTGCTCGAGGACCGGCTCGAGGGCGTGTTCTACGGCGCGACCTGGGCGGGGGAGGACTACCTGTTCTACGTGCGCGTCGACGACGCCTGGCGGCCGTACCAGGTGTGGCGCCACCAGGTGGGCACGGACGCCGCCGAGGACGTGCTGGTCTACGAGGAGGCGGACGAGAAGTTCGGCGTCGGCGTCGGCGCCGACCGCGCGGAGCGCTACCTGTGCATCGCCGCGTCCTCCTCGCTGACCTCGGAATACCGCGTGCTGCCGATGTCCGACCCGGCCGGGGAGTTCAAGGTGATGTGGCCGCGCGAGGAGGGCGTCGAGTACCACCCGGACCTCGCCGTCGTCGCGGGCCGCGAGCACTGGGTGGTCACCCACAACGCGCACGGGGCGAACTTCTGCGTGGCTACCGTGCCCGTCGGCGCGTACCCGCCGCTGCGCGAGCTCGACGTGCTGGTGGAGCACTCCGACAGCGTGCGCATCGAGGGCGTGGACACCTACCGCGACTTCATGTTCATGGGGTACCGCCGCGGCGGCATCCCGCGGCTCGCCGTCGCGATGCTTGGCGACGCCTTCGGGGACTTCACCGAGCTCGAGTTTTCCGAGGAGCTCTACACCGTGGGCCTGGGCGGAAACCCGGAGTGGGACGCGCCCGTCGTGCGCATCGGCTACTCCTCCTTCACCCAACCGTCGCAGGTGCTGGACTACACGGTGGCCTCCGGGGAGATGACGCTGCTCAAGGAGAAGGAGGTCGAGGGCGGCTACAACGCGGACGACTACGAGGCGTTCCGGGTGTGGGCGCGGGCCGAGGACGGCGCGGAGATTCCGGTGAGCGTGGTGCGCCGAAAGGGCGTCGATACGCCAGCGCCGACCCTGCTCTACGGCTACGGCTCGTACGAGTCTTCGACCGACCCGGGGTTCTCCGTGTCGCGGCTGTCGCTGCTGGACCGCGGCATGATTTGGGCCTGCGCCCACGTGCGCGGCGGCGGCGAGATGGGCCGCGCGTGGTACGACAACGGCAAGATGCTGCACAAGGCGAACACGTTCACCGACTTCATCGCCTGCGCCGACGCGCTCGTGGAGCAGGGATACACCACCTACGACCACATGGTGGCCGAGGGCGGGTCCGCGGGTGGGCTGCTCATGGGCGCGGTGGCGAACATGGCGCCGGAGAAGTTCGCCGGGATCCAGGCGATCGTGCCGTTCGTCGACCCACTGACCTCCATCTTGAAGCCGGAGCTCCCGCTCACCGTCGGCGAGTGGGAGGAGTGGGGCGACCCGTACCACGATCCCGAGGTGTACGACTACATGGCGGCGTATGCCCCGTACGAGAACGTCGTGGCGCAGGACTACCCGGACATCCTCGCCGTGACCAGCCTGAACGACACGCGCGTGCTGTTCGTGGAGCCGGCGAAGTGGGTGGCGAAGCTCCGCGAGGTGGCCACCGGCGGCGAGGTGCTGCTGAAAACGGAGATGTCCGCAGGGCACGGCGGCGTGTCCGGCCGCTACGCGAAGTGGAAGCAGACCGCGTTTGAGTACGCGTGGACGCTGGTGAAATCCGGGGCGGTGGAGGCGTAG
- a CDS encoding metal ABC transporter ATP-binding protein, which translates to MIAELRSASVDPLWHGIDLAVEPGEFLAVLGPNGVGKSTLLGTMMGTRKLTGGSVSVRGRVGFIPQQHMFPKDLPVRGRDLVSLAMGRRARPEDVDKQLASVGAKAFADRRAGLLSGGQQQLIRQAQAFSQDPELLLCDEPLLSLDPARARETVARLSEHPAAVVCVTHSINPVLGVVDRVLYIGPEGHVVGSVGEVMRSEVLSELYGTRVDVLEVDGRMVVL; encoded by the coding sequence TTGATCGCTGAGCTTCGCAGCGCCTCCGTCGACCCGCTCTGGCACGGCATTGACCTCGCCGTGGAGCCGGGCGAATTCCTCGCGGTCCTCGGCCCGAACGGCGTGGGCAAATCAACGCTGCTGGGCACGATGATGGGCACGCGCAAGCTCACCGGCGGGTCCGTGAGCGTCCGCGGCCGCGTCGGTTTCATCCCGCAGCAGCACATGTTCCCGAAAGACTTACCGGTGCGCGGGCGCGACCTCGTCTCACTGGCGATGGGGCGGCGGGCGCGGCCGGAGGACGTCGATAAGCAACTCGCCTCCGTGGGCGCTAAGGCCTTCGCCGACCGCCGCGCGGGGCTGCTCTCGGGCGGCCAACAGCAGCTCATCCGCCAGGCGCAGGCGTTTTCGCAGGATCCGGAGCTGTTGCTTTGCGACGAGCCCCTGCTCTCCCTCGACCCCGCCCGCGCGCGCGAGACCGTAGCCCGGCTGAGCGAGCACCCCGCAGCGGTCGTGTGCGTCACCCACTCGATCAACCCGGTGCTCGGCGTGGTCGACCGCGTCCTCTACATCGGCCCGGAGGGGCACGTGGTGGGCAGCGTGGGCGAGGTGATGCGCTCCGAGGTGCTCAGCGAGCTCTACGGCACACGCGTGGACGTGCTCGAGGTCGACGGAAGGATGGTGGTCCTGTGA